One stretch of Rattus norvegicus strain BN/NHsdMcwi chromosome 12, GRCr8, whole genome shotgun sequence DNA includes these proteins:
- the Znhit1 gene encoding zinc finger HIT domain-containing protein 1 isoform X1, with the protein MVEKKPSVRSQDPGQRRVLDRAARQRRINRQLEALENDNFQDDPHAGLPQLGKRLPQFDDDADTGKKKKKTRGDHFKLRFRKNFQALLEEQNLSASEGPNYLTACAGPPSRPQRPFCAVCGFPSPYTCVSCGARYCTVRCLGTHQETRCLKWTV; encoded by the exons TTCGCTCCCAGGACCCTGGACAGCGGCGGGTGCTGGACCGGGCAGCCAGGCAGAGGCGGATCAACCGACAGTTGGAGGCATTAGAGAACGACAACTTCCAGGATGACCCCCACGCCGGCCTCCCCCAGCTGGGCAAGAGACTACCTCAGTTCGATGATGATGCAGACACAG gaaagaaaaagaagaaaactcgAGGCGACCACTTCAAACTTCGCTTCCGCAAAAACTTCCAGGCTTTGCTGGAGGAGCAG AACCTGAGTGCATCTGAGGGCCCCAACTACTTGACAGCCTGTGCGGGTCCGCCATCTCGGCCCCAGCGTCccttctgtgctgtgtgtggcttCCCATCCCCGTATACCTGTGTAAGCTGTGGTGCCCGGTATTGCACGGTGCGCTGCCTGGGCACCCATCAGGAGACCCG gtgTCTGAAGTGGACTGTGTAA
- the Cldn15 gene encoding claudin-15 isoform X1: MSIAVETFGFFMSALGLLMLGVTLPNSYWRVSTVHGNVITTNTIFENLWYSCATDSLGVSNCWDFPSMLALSGYVQGCRALMITAILLGFLGLFLGMVGLRCTNVGNIDLSRKAKLLAIAGAFHILAGACGMVAISWYAVNITTDFFNPLYVGTKYELGSALYLGWSASLLSILGGICVFSTCCCDSKEDPATRVGLPYKPSTVVTARATSDESDVSFGKYGKNAYV, from the exons ATGTCGATAGCTGTGGAGACCTTTGGTTTCTTCATGTCAGCCCTGGGACTGCTGATGCTGGGGGTGACCCTTCCAAACAGCTACTGGAGAGTGTCTACCGTCCATGGGAACGTCATCACCACTAACACCATCTTCGAGAACCTGTGGTACAGCTGTGCCACCGACTCCCTGGGAGTCTCCAACTGCTGGGACTTCCCGTCCATGCTGGCCCTCTCTG GCTATGTCCAGGGCTGCCGAGCTCTCATGATCACCGCCATCCTCCTGGGCTTCCTGGGCCTCTTTCTAGGCATGGTGGGGCTCCGCTGCACCAACGTGGGCAACATCGACCTCTCCAGAAAGGCCAAGCTGCTGGCCATTGCAGGGGCCTTCCACATACTTGCTG GAGCCTGTGGCATGGTTGCTATCTCATGGTATGCTGTCAACATCACCACCGACTTCTTCAACCCCCTGTATGTTGGAACCAA GTATGAACTGGGCTCTGCCCTCTACTTGGGCTGGAGCGCCTCTCTGCTCTCCATCCTGGGCGGCATCTGTGTCTTCTCCACCTGCTGCTGTGACTCCAAGGAGGACCCAGCCACCAG GGTGGGACTTCCCTACAAGCCTTCTACGGTTGTGACAGCCCGAGCCACTTCCGATGAAAGTGACGTCAGCTTTGGTAAATATGGCAAAAATGCCTACGTGTAG
- the Fis1 gene encoding mitochondrial fission 1 protein isoform 1 (isoform 1 is encoded by transcript variant 1) codes for MPRDEAARNFERKFQSEQAAGSVSKSTQFEYAWCLVRSKYNDDIRRGIVLLEELLPKGSKEEQRDYVFYLAVGNYRLKEYEKALKYVRGLLQTEPQNNQAKELERLIDKAMKKDGLVGMAIVGGMALGVAGLAGLIGLAVSKSKS; via the exons ATGCCCAGAGATGAAGCTGCAAGG AATTTTGAAAGGAAATTTCAGTCTGAGCAGGCAGCTGGCTCTGTGTCCAAGAGCACGCAGTTTGAATACGCCTGGTGCCTGGTTCGAAGCAAATACAATGACGACATCCGTAGAGGCATCGTGCTGCTGGAGG aGCTGTTGCCCAAAGGTAGCAAAGAGGAGCAGCGGGATTATGTCTTCTACCTGGCCGTGGGCAACTACCGGCTCAAG GAATATGAAAAGGCTCTGAAGTATGTGCGGGGACTGTTACAGACTGAGCCCCAGAACAACCAGGCCAAGGAGCTGGAACGCCTGATTGACAAGGCCATGAAGAAAG ATGGACTGGTAGGCATGGCCATTGTTGGTGGCATGGCCCTGGGTGTGGCGGGCCTGGCTGGACTCATTGGACTGGCTGTGTCCAAGTCCAAATCCTGA
- the Fis1 gene encoding mitochondrial fission 1 protein isoform 2 (isoform 2 is encoded by transcript variant 2) yields the protein MEAVLNELVSVEDLKNFERKFQSEQAAGSVSKSTQFEYAWCLVRSKYNDDIRRGIVLLEELLPKGSKEEQRDYVFYLAVGNYRLKEYEKALKYVRGLLQTEPQNNQAKELERLIDKAMKKDGLVGMAIVGGMALGVAGLAGLIGLAVSKSKS from the exons ATGGAGGCTGTGCTGAACGAGCTGGTGTCTGTGGAGGATCTGAAG AATTTTGAAAGGAAATTTCAGTCTGAGCAGGCAGCTGGCTCTGTGTCCAAGAGCACGCAGTTTGAATACGCCTGGTGCCTGGTTCGAAGCAAATACAATGACGACATCCGTAGAGGCATCGTGCTGCTGGAGG aGCTGTTGCCCAAAGGTAGCAAAGAGGAGCAGCGGGATTATGTCTTCTACCTGGCCGTGGGCAACTACCGGCTCAAG GAATATGAAAAGGCTCTGAAGTATGTGCGGGGACTGTTACAGACTGAGCCCCAGAACAACCAGGCCAAGGAGCTGGAACGCCTGATTGACAAGGCCATGAAGAAAG ATGGACTGGTAGGCATGGCCATTGTTGGTGGCATGGCCCTGGGTGTGGCGGGCCTGGCTGGACTCATTGGACTGGCTGTGTCCAAGTCCAAATCCTGA
- the Fis1 gene encoding mitochondrial fission 1 protein isoform X2, with protein MPRDEAARNFERKFQSEQAAGSVSKSTQFEYAWCLVRSKYNDDIRRGIVLLEELLPKGSKEEQRDYVFYLAVGNYRLKEYEKALKYVRGLLQTEPQNNQAKELERLIDKAMKKGDRPHAVCSSSSLRPGPWEHCPHPLHTHSPLSNLPSKGLGSPGAPTLRLYIQVPLFCGGECGQGRG; from the exons ATGCCCAGAGATGAAGCTGCAAGG AATTTTGAAAGGAAATTTCAGTCTGAGCAGGCAGCTGGCTCTGTGTCCAAGAGCACGCAGTTTGAATACGCCTGGTGCCTGGTTCGAAGCAAATACAATGACGACATCCGTAGAGGCATCGTGCTGCTGGAGG aGCTGTTGCCCAAAGGTAGCAAAGAGGAGCAGCGGGATTATGTCTTCTACCTGGCCGTGGGCAACTACCGGCTCAAG GAATATGAAAAGGCTCTGAAGTATGTGCGGGGACTGTTACAGACTGAGCCCCAGAACAACCAGGCCAAGGAGCTGGAACGCCTGATTGACAAGGCCATGAAGAAAGGTGACAGGCCTCATGCtgtctgctcttcctcctccctcaggcccgggccttggGAACACTGCccacaccccctacacacacacagtcctttaTCAAACCTACCTTCCAAGGGTCTTGGTAGCCCTGGAGCCCCAACCCTCAGACTCTACATACAGGTCCCCCTCTTCTGTGGAGGGGAGTGTGGTCAGGGTAGGGGCTGA
- the Fis1 gene encoding mitochondrial fission 1 protein isoform X1 gives MEAVLNELVSVEDLKNFERKFQSEQAAGSVSKSTQFEYAWCLVRSKYNDDIRRGIVLLEELLPKGSKEEQRDYVFYLAVGNYRLKEYEKALKYVRGLLQTEPQNNQAKELERLIDKAMKKGDRPHAVCSSSSLRPGPWEHCPHPLHTHSPLSNLPSKGLGSPGAPTLRLYIQVPLFCGGECGQGRG, from the exons ATGGAGGCTGTGCTGAACGAGCTGGTGTCTGTGGAGGATCTGAAG AATTTTGAAAGGAAATTTCAGTCTGAGCAGGCAGCTGGCTCTGTGTCCAAGAGCACGCAGTTTGAATACGCCTGGTGCCTGGTTCGAAGCAAATACAATGACGACATCCGTAGAGGCATCGTGCTGCTGGAGG aGCTGTTGCCCAAAGGTAGCAAAGAGGAGCAGCGGGATTATGTCTTCTACCTGGCCGTGGGCAACTACCGGCTCAAG GAATATGAAAAGGCTCTGAAGTATGTGCGGGGACTGTTACAGACTGAGCCCCAGAACAACCAGGCCAAGGAGCTGGAACGCCTGATTGACAAGGCCATGAAGAAAGGTGACAGGCCTCATGCtgtctgctcttcctcctccctcaggcccgggccttggGAACACTGCccacaccccctacacacacacagtcctttaTCAAACCTACCTTCCAAGGGTCTTGGTAGCCCTGGAGCCCCAACCCTCAGACTCTACATACAGGTCCCCCTCTTCTGTGGAGGGGAGTGTGGTCAGGGTAGGGGCTGA
- the Znhit1 gene encoding zinc finger HIT domain-containing protein 1, whose product MQTARQVRSQDPGQRRVLDRAARQRRINRQLEALENDNFQDDPHAGLPQLGKRLPQFDDDADTGKKKKKTRGDHFKLRFRKNFQALLEEQNLSASEGPNYLTACAGPPSRPQRPFCAVCGFPSPYTCVSCGARYCTVRCLGTHQETRCLKWTV is encoded by the exons TTCGCTCCCAGGACCCTGGACAGCGGCGGGTGCTGGACCGGGCAGCCAGGCAGAGGCGGATCAACCGACAGTTGGAGGCATTAGAGAACGACAACTTCCAGGATGACCCCCACGCCGGCCTCCCCCAGCTGGGCAAGAGACTACCTCAGTTCGATGATGATGCAGACACAG gaaagaaaaagaagaaaactcgAGGCGACCACTTCAAACTTCGCTTCCGCAAAAACTTCCAGGCTTTGCTGGAGGAGCAG AACCTGAGTGCATCTGAGGGCCCCAACTACTTGACAGCCTGTGCGGGTCCGCCATCTCGGCCCCAGCGTCccttctgtgctgtgtgtggcttCCCATCCCCGTATACCTGTGTAAGCTGTGGTGCCCGGTATTGCACGGTGCGCTGCCTGGGCACCCATCAGGAGACCCG gtgTCTGAAGTGGACTGTGTAA